The region ACACCGACAGCGGCCCTGTACCCCTTACCGCTGTGTCCTCATCCGTCCCATAGCACGTCAAGTACCTGACTTATGCGTTCGCAGGTTTGGGTCTATGGGACTCCAGATGGGAGGCTGATTATCTACTCGCGTAAACCCGCCCTGACCGCTGCTAGGAGCCCTCAGCAAAAATAACGGAAACAGACAATAGGTTCCACCTTTGCTAGGTATAGCAAATAAGGCATAACATTCATATTATTGTCATTCAATTTGTCTTTAAGGGCCTTGTACTCGAATTATAATGGGCTATCTGCGCTGCGCCGCGTCTTGTTCCCTCTCGTCGAGTAGACCCTGCTTACTACATTGTAACTTCTCCTTTATGCGGATTTCAACCCTATTTTGTCGTTAGTTGGGGTGAATATCTGGGGAATGAGGGATTTGGTTTCCTATATAATGTCTATTCTTCTAAATCTCTTTTTGTTAtacttccagctgcttgtgTTATAGCTACAGCTATACCAAGGCAAAGCATTCAATCAGATCTAGCAGCAATAAAATCGAGGCTATACTTCCACattgctcctccttccaaaGAGATGCAGTTCCTTTTGATTGACTCTACTTTCTGACGCGACTTGTAGTCTTGTTCTAGGGTTATGATAGCTGTTATTATGAGTCTCTCGGTTCTTGTTCTTTGTACTGAAATGACTTACTACTCTAGCCCTAACTTAAATGGGTTTTGATAAAATGGActatcatttcttcttcccatcaCTAATGATAGCTAAGATAAAATTCCCATAATGATGTTTTTCCAATTCACTAAAGATCTCAGATAAATCTGACGTCAAGGGCATCAACGCTAATACTAGTTTGCCGGAGTAAAGGTACTCCTCAGCTCGACGTCAAACAGGTCATCATATTTGCATCCTCCACCTCTTTAACAAAGCAGACTCTTTGACGGAACAGCATGTCTCCTGTCTCAATGCCTTGTTTTCCACAATCTTGCGTCATTTCAAACCCGGCCTGACTCTGGCAGCGCAACATCCGGCCGCCGTTTTCTGTCTTGAAATCAGATATTGAGACATTTTGAGACATAATAGATCCGCTGGAGATCTGGGCTCACATTTCCTTCAAGCCGACGCGTACCGACTTTCCGCAGGAAAGAGGAGTTGTAGAAACATCCCCTGTGCAGTACCTACGGTCGAACTCGAATTATGGGGCATAGGCATTGTCGATCTCTACCGGTTGAGCTCTAATGGCCGGTGTCTCGTACCTCTCACTCGTTCCTATTGCGAGCCCTTCCCAGCCCCGTAAGGTAGGCTTGCTTGCCGGTCTCATACAGACCCCGGGTTCGGATTCGGATTCGGGTCCGGGTTCGAGTTTCTGGAACATTATGAGAAGCTTCAAGATTTGCATTGCCCAACGAGTCGGCTCCTAGTGATGACACTGGAGTTCGAGCAGGCATCAATGTTCTATACGAGCTGTCCATATGCGGCGGAGCACATACGCAGATCTGGATGAGCACATGGCTGAGCTCAATCGGTCACTAACACTAAACCTTACCCAAGCCACCGCAGGCAACTGATCTCGTTTCAAGGTGGTCTCAAACGGGCCCCAAATATATAAAAAGGGTGCTGAGTACCGCGGCTTGGAACTCTTTCCGTCTAAGATACCTATCAATCACCTCTACTTCGGTTACAATTCTTCTCTCCTGCAATGAACTCGATCCTACCGTGGTCATTAGTGCTCCTGGCACTGGGATTCGCTGAATGTGTTCTCAGCAACCCGCGTCAAAATGCCTCCATAGCAGCTATCGGGACTGTCAATCTGCAGACAGGTGTGGATTGTGAGTGCAGCCAGCTGGCTTCGTCCTATCCAGACCAAATCCTCTTCCCGAACTTGGCGGATTACACCACCCAGACAATCCAGATGTCCGGGCAGGCCTTAGCCCGGCATGTATCTTTCTTCCCAGCTCAGCTGACCAGGTACCTGATGCGATTGGTCTATTCTTCAAATGCGGTGCCCAGTTTGCTGTGCGCGGCGGCGGACATATGAATGCAAGTACCTCGTTTGCTTAGACTTTGTTGCAAGTTACGCTGGCTGACGAAACGTACAATAGTATCCCGGCTCAAACAATATTGATGGAGGTGTCCTATTGGCCCTCAACAGCATGAAGGACTACAAAGTTGACAATGAAGCCATCACCGTCAGCCCTGAATGACCTGGTACGACGTGTTCTCTGCCCTGGAACCATACGGCCGCGTTGCCATAGGTGGCCGGCTTAAGACCATCGGGGTCCCAGGCCTGACGCTTATCGGCGGCATCTCCTACTTCAGCAATAAGTATCGGGTTTGCCATGGACAATGTGGTCAAATACGAGGTTGTTCTGGGCAACGGTACAAAGATCACAGCTGTGCCACGTCGCAACCCGACCTCTTCTGAACCCTCAAGGGCGGCGCCAACAACTTCGTCGTAGTGACAAGATTCCGACTACAGACATACTCGATGCCCATATCAGCACAACAATCCAGCAGTTCAACGAGACGGGCATATACGATTTCGTCCGGGCCTCGTGCAACCTGGTTCTCGCCGACGATGACGCTTCGACAGCGGCTGGGGTTATCTTGACCATCACCTACAACGTAACCACTTCCAGGGCCTCAGCAGTCATTCTCGGTGTGCAGGAGGGCATAATCAGTCCTCCGCCGCGATTCGCAAACTTTATTGCCATTCCTGGAACCTCCAAGGCTCACAACGTCACCACCTCCAAACAATGGGTTCGAATCTTGACTCTCCTAAGCAAATGTTCCGGTACGTTCcactgcttctgcttctcctcctctctaccTACCGGAGGGAGAATTGTGCCACATACTTACCCTACCAGTATCGTGTTCGGCCATCACTCCATGTTCGAGACCTGGAAAGCAGCGGTGGCGCAGATCGCCGACATCCAGGGCCTGTACCCAACCTTCGTGTCAACCTGTCCCCCGCCAGCGCCGCTTCTGTGGCAAAGACCAACCAGATCGGTAATACCTGGGGTGTTTTTGAGGAGCCGCTCATCTGTAAGTGCCGTTCGTTTCCTTATGTCAATACCCTTTCACCCTGAGCATTGATTAACATTTCCATAGGGTGGCAAGTCACCACTGGATGGGATAGAGCCGAGGACAGCCTTCGCGTCGAGGCTTGGGTCCGTCACCTGGTAGAGCATCTGCATGCAAACAACAAGCGCAACAATCTGGCAAGAGAGTTTATCTACATGGGTGACGCAGGCGAATGGCAGGATCCCTTTGTCGGGTTTCCGGCTGAGAACGTGCAGCGCATGAGGGACATTCGGCAGATTTATGACCCATCGGGCACGTTTTCACGGCTGAATTGGGGCGGCTTTAAGCTTGGTTACTGAGGGCGAACTAGATCTCCACGTTGGGGCCTGCATGTCCATACGGGGAAATTCTATATGGGAGGGGCAGTGGACTGGATTTGTCTTGAGGTTTTTGCATTAGACACTATGTAGCATCGGCTCCTCAGCTGGTTTCTCAGATAGAAAGAGTGCGTCGAATCTTTTGACGTTCTCGTATCACTCTTTCGACATACAACCTACTATGATTTATACTAGTACCTGGTTACCCTATCCACCACAGTAATAGGGCAGAGGGCATTGAATGTCCTCTGCTTCTCGGAAATTCCAAAATATATACGACGATCAGACATGTCGATATACTCGAGATTTGCTCGCATAATGCAGCTAGCTTTTGCCCTGAATATGTGATTACCACTCCCAGAATGGGGTTTCTGAATTGCTACAGGTCATATCACACTATTTTGCGAAAGATCTTCAAGCGTTTGATCAAAAACTACTAGAGTCCCATTAGGATCCAAGTACAGACCTTGTCAAGGTTAATGACCCTAAACCAGCTGCCTAATCCGAAGAGACATAGTGATACTCTTATTTGAATCCTTTTGGAATGGCAACAAAGATAGGCTAAAAAGGTAGGTTTTATGCATGAAAATGCATATTATTTCGCATTTAAGCCCTACTTTGTAGTTATAATTTCTCTTCAAACGGCACAAACCCAATCTGCTCCATCGGCCACTGCAGCCAAGCCTTGTATATCGGTCCAGGTAACAGATGGTAGATCTGCGATAGGATATGCGTCCCCCAgttcttcatccaccacaTCCATTCCAGCTGATGCAACAACACGCAGAAATACCCCACTATAACCAGCGCATGAGGCTGGTGCCCcttcagcaggagcagaaagTCATGCGGAACCCGCAGCCAGCTTGCGATCTCGTGGTCTTcccagaggaggaagttgccTAGTTTCAGTGGCTTAGCACAGCATATGAAGGAAGATAATGCTGAAAAGAGGAATAGCGGCGGCGCATTTTCATGGTTGATATTCGGTATAGCAGGCGTGGCAAGCCGGAGTGCTGCACCGTGGTGCTCGCTTGCCTGTGCGATGTACAGCTCTCTCCTCGTGAACGGGGAACAGCGAGATGTAGAGCAGAGATAGCCGGGATCGCACGCAGGGTGTAGGACGCCGTGAATCCTATCCGGGGCACCTCGACGCGCCACAGGGTTTGCAGTGCTGGATGGAGAGAGAATGTGTAAGCGGTTGAGGTCGTGTAATGATGGAGCAGCTCCAGGTCCGCGATAGCAAGCTCGAATCCTGCAGACGGTGGCGCATGTGGAGCTTCTACTGGAATCCAGCGCGGCGACCTCTGTCGGCTTGTCCTGGAGCTTGAGCAGGAAGTTGTATTCCGATCTGAGGAGATGGATCTTCTGGATGAGGCTAATGCTTCTTCTATCCCGATGCGATTTGGAGGAGCAAAAGAACAATCTACCCCATATCTTCTGCACTTGTCGCACACTGGCTTTTTCTCATCACACTATCTTTCGATTAGTCTTTGTTCAGAACTCAACTACGAGAAGATTCTCCCATCCCGACATACCTTCACTTTCCTGCGCTTGCATTGCTGACACCCTTTGCGTGACTTTTGATGAAAGCGCCGTCCTCGAAGTGCTAGGCTGGCAGACATGCTCTCCGTTGCAATTCAAAACTAGCGCCATGATGACGCGGCCAAAAAAAAGGCCAATATCCAATCTCCAGACAACTCTAGTCCTTGTGCAGCGTTCCGCTGCGAAGGGCTTATAATGAGTGCCAGTTAGAGTTTGGCAGAGCCTGCATATTTGCATCGAGACCCTGGAAGGTCCTTTTTGAAGGTCTTTTAAGCTTTCTCAATCATGGCTTAGCTGGGTAAGTGGATCTGTTTAGTGTTCTTACGGCTGCCTATCGGTAGGGTTGTAGTTTAGGTTGAATCTTAGTGCAAATCGGCAGCACAACACAGAAAAGATGCCAGGCATCCATATCTCCTGCACAGCCGTGAATATTATTAGTTATTGTAGGAGCCTGGCTGCTGCTCACTCTAGTCCATACCCTAAGTGGCCAGGGCAGCACGATACTACCAGAAACATTATAAAAATTTCCATAAGACGAGGCTGAATTGGTTGCAGGATTAAGCCGTTTCAGAATCATATCCCAATGTCAATTTATTGCCAGTTCAATTTTGGGCTCAATAATCCTGCAGCTTAAGACATTATATGAGACCAGGCCAGGAAACGAGTAGGAAAGCAGTGGTAAGCGACCAGGTCCTCTTCAATCCCTAGAATTCCTCTTCAAGAAACTGAAGTGTCTACCACTTCTCAACGTAAGGCCTCAAATCCAGCTCAAAACCGAACGTTGTGCGCGGTTGCGTGTGCAAATGCCAGTACGCGTCCGCAATCTGCCCGTCAGATGTCCATTAGTAACCCGCCTCTATGCACGATCTGCATCGGTGTTTACTTACAGCCCCAGGATCGAgttttccatcttcatgTTCATTTGCCCAGCCCTTTGTGCGGGGAATATCAATCACCCCGTCGATGATGACATGTGAAACGTGCACTCCCTTGGGCCCGAATTCCCGGGCCAAAGACTGCGCCAGCGCACGCAGGGCAAATTTACCTGTTGCAAAGGCCGAGAAGTTTGCCGATCCTTTTACGGAAGCGGTTGCGCCGGTAAAGATTAAAGTTGGCGGGTGCTGGAGACCTGTAGCCttctggaggaggggaagggtCGCTTTCGCGAAGTTGAATGCGCCAATTCTGTGCTTGTCATCAGTAAAGCTCTCAATCCTTCAGACAAGACGAATAATATATTGGATAAGGGAAGGCGCACCCTTGACTTTTGAACCCACCCGcaaactcctcctcc is a window of Aspergillus nidulans FGSC A4 chromosome VI DNA encoding:
- a CDS encoding uncharacterized protein (transcript_id=CADANIAT00010419), producing the protein MNSILPWSLVLLALGFAECVLSNPRQNASIAAIGTVNLQTGVDYQILFPNLADYTTQTIQMSGQALARHYPGSNNIDGGVLLALNSMKDYKVDNEAITLCHVATRPLLNPQGRRQQLRRSDKIPTTDILDAHISTTIQQFNETGIYDFVRASCNLVLADDDASTAAGVILTITYNVTTSRASAVILGVQEGIISPPPRFANFIAIPGTSKAHNVTTSKQWYRVRPSLHVRDLESSGGADRRHPGPVPNLRVNLSPASAASVAKTNQIGNTWGVFEEPLIWWQVTTGWDRAEDSLRVEAWVRHLVEHLHANNKRNNLAREFIYMGDAGEWQDPFVGFPAENVQRMRDIRQIYDPSGTFSRLNWGGFKLGY
- a CDS encoding uncharacterized protein (transcript_id=CADANIAT00010420), whose amino-acid sequence is MALVLNCNGEHVCQPSTSRTALSSKVTQRVSAMQAQESEASVRQVQKIWGRLFFCSSKSHRDRRSISLIQKIHLLRSEYNFLLKLQDKPTEVAALDSSRSSTCATVCRIRACYRGPGAAPSLHDLNRLHILSPSSTANPVARRGAPDRIHGVLHPACDPGYLCSTSRCSPFTRRELYIAQASEHHGAALRLATPAIPNINHENAPPLFLFSALSSFICCAKPLKLGNFLLWEDHEIASWLRVPHDFLLLLKGHQPHALVIVGYFCVLLHQLEWMWWMKNWGTHILSQIYHLLPGPIYKAWLQWPMEQIGFVPFEEKL
- a CDS encoding oxidoreductase, short chain dehydrogenase/reductase family (transcript_id=CADANIAT00010421), translating into MATRPFAVIAGVGPGTGASIARKFAQAYSVVVLARNPSNYHGVVDEINSSGGQALGISADVSDSASVQSAFEKISQQYKDTPLAAAVFNSGGGFVRKPFLELTEEEFAGGFKSQGIGAFNFAKATLPLLQKATGLQHPPTLIFTGATASVKGSANFSAFATGKFALRALAQSLAREFGPKGVHVSHVIIDGVIDIPRTKGWANEHEDGKLDPGAIADAYWHLHTQPRTTFGFELDLRPYVEKW